TCCCGTTATGTTTTTCCAGTCTGGAGAATTAACAGAAACCCAACCTTGCCCTGGACCAACATTAGCTGTTAGATTCGCCCATTCATTACTTGAGCTTGTTATATTATTGCTTAAATCGTATTTGAAGTAACGATTTTCCTCGTAAGAAAATAATTGTAATGTTGCGTTAGAACTCGGAGGCTTCTCGTTTTGGTGTATCCATTTAATTCGAAAAGACAATCCTCTGTAACCTGAGTCTCCTGAACAGTCAAACGGTCCTATTTCGGTTAGTTTCATCCAGATATACGTGTCATTGGAAGAGAAAGATTTCACACTATAATTTCCAACTATACGATCTGTGTCATTCAATAACACTCCGTTAGAAATCCAAAGTGAAGTTGATTCGGTCCATGAATCTGCCTCAGGCGTCGGATTTTCAAAAAATGTCTTTGAGGCACTAATATATTGTGCCCCCGCTGTGACAAGCACAGTGATCAACAAAATTAGCATAGGACCCTTAACGTCAGGTTTTTTAACGATTTCTTTAAATGCCTCAAATGGCGAATACAAAACCCTGAATATTTCACGGACAAACAACTTTTTCTTGTTCACCTTTCGCTCTTTCATATCGACGCTTATAATATAAAAGATGTGTTTCAACTGATTCCTAAACACTCTAACGAAACTTAGTCAGGCTCTATTGTTTCAACACTTCATCGATTGTCAAATTCCGCTATAGTTGCTGTTACCAATTAGTTGTGTAATGTAATAACGCCTCAAAGTCCGAGCTTGAACTTTCTATAGGTATTGTAATCCACAAATTCTATGTGCTCATTTTCAATCTGATGCTGCACAGTGAATTTTTGTCGGCGCTTTTTCTCCTCGACCTGACTGGTTGTAATCAGAGAATAAGCATCGCTTCCAGCCCCAGACCCATAACTAACAAGTATTATCCTCTCGTTTGACTTGGCTTTGTCCAGAACCGCCGCCAATCCAATAGGTGAAGCGCAGGAGTACGTATTGCCAAACTTAGAGACTTTGAGACCAAGCATGTACTGTTCCTCTTTGAACCCTAGTTCCTTGGCCACTTTGATTGGAAAGCCTACGTTAGGCTGATGGGAAATGAAGTAGTTCACGTCGCTAGGTTGGAGATTTAACTTCGCCATCAATTTTCTACACGCCTTCACCACATGCTTAAAGTAGGCAGGCTCACCGGTAAAACGACCACCATGTCTGGGATATGGTTCAAGCGCCCTCCTCCAAAAGTCGGGCGTATCCGATGTGCACGAGTACCAACCCTCCACTTCAGCGATGACATCTTGCATGCCGAAGATGAAGGCTGAACCACCATAACCAACAAAGAGGTCTAATTCCCCTCCAGGCTCCTCTCTAGGCGCAGCCTGAGAATTATCGGTGCCTATCACCATGGCGTAAGTTGTACTCGCACCAGGATAGTACACCAGTGATGTTGCGTCTTTGAACATGCTTGTTGCAGCCTTGCACGCAAACTCCGTGTCAACTGCGTCTACGCCCTGCAAGCCATCGATTTTTTCTTCCTCACCAAGCTTCAACACCTGAGCTACTTTGGAAGCGATAGGCTTAACCGCATAAGGATTAGACTCTGAACCCACATATACCTTACCCACAAGCGAAGAGTCTACGCCAGAATGAATCAGAGCCATTTTCCCAGCCTCAACCGCAGCCGTGATGGCGTCTTCATCCATGAATGGTATGGACCTTTCCATGGCTCCTTCTTTAATTCTGAATTTGGAGACGTACACTCCATATCCGACGATTCCAGGCGTCTCATACTCCTTTTTGGGTTTAGTCACTTCGTATTTCTGGTGTGGGTAGTACCCATCAGCAAAAGTGAATGCTAAAGAGATCGTTGGGATTATCTCGCTCTGCTTCACGGCATATCTTCTTCTGAATCTTGGAACAACGTTTCTGCCTTCAAGGCTGGAGAGTTCGATTTCTTTGTTGTTCAAAATGAGATCAGTTAACCTGCATGGGACTCTTACCTTTCCATTATGAAATGCGACAATCCCGTAGATGTAGGGGCCGAACTTAGTAAATCTGTTTGTAGGTTTATTGACAAGAGTACAAACTTCTAGTGTTCCTTTTTCGTAGAAGAAGTCGATGTCTTCCATCTTGCCGAAACTTTTCCGTCCACACTTTCCACAGTAGTCTTTGGATCTGAAGTATTCTCTGTCGCAGACGCCGCATCGACTGCCTCTGAGCCTATCACCTATGTATGAGACTCTCCTTTCTATAGGTTCGCTGCTCATGTTAATCCCTACTTAAGATGTGAACGTACGCTTTTGTTCCGAATCCCTCGAGTTCTAAGACACATCCATACTGTGGAGTCTCATCTGCGTTCACTTGTCTATCGCCAGCTTCTCCTTTGAGTTGTTTAACGATTTCAAAGATTTGGGCTCCTCCAGTGGCTCCTAACGGGTTTCCATCCGCCTTGAGACCGCCGTTTGTGTTCACAAAAAGCTTTTTTCCATCAACCTCGTAAAATCCTTTGTAATCTCTACAGCTGTTATAGATGTCAAGCCAAGCTTTACCCTTTTTTGAAAAGCCTAGGTCTTCTAAGGCTATCATTTCTAACAACGTAGATTGATCGTAGAGCTCGGCTAATTGAATATCGCTTACCTTTATTTTTGACATTTTAACAGCGTTTTCCATCGCTATTTTGTTTGCGATGAATCCAGTTCTGTTCTCACGTGAGGGAAATGTGACGTAATCGGTGGCTGCACAATAACCCACAATGTATATTGGCGAATCAGCATGTGCCTTGGCCATTTTAGGACTTGCTAGAATTAAGGCGGCTGAACCATCTGAAATGGGGGCAAAATCGTATAGTCCCAGAGGCTTTCGTGCCTTAGACCTTTCCTTCAAGACTCTATCCACGCTGACTTCTCTCTGAAACTGTGCGTATTCATTGTTCATTGCATGGTGATGATTCTTGACAGATATCTGAGCTAAAGCAATGTAAAACTTATTAAGGGATTCTCCGGAAATCTTATGTTTTCTGACGTATTCTCTGAGCATGAGTTCGTGATTTGCCTCGGGTGTACATCCAGCGTAGTAGCTCCACGGATCTTCCAGAAGCATTAGGTCGTCCCTGATTTTATCCCAGCGATCGGTCATTTTTTCTACCCCGCCCACTAAAACTAAGTCATGTCTCCCCGATTGGACCGCAAAGCAGGCGTTTAGAAGGGCGGAGCTGAATGACCTCGTTTTTTCCATATGAACATGTAATTCCAGCAACTCGGACAGGAAGCCCTCTTCAATTCCAATTTTGTTTGTGATTTGAAGGAAATAATCTGAAAAATAGCATGCATCAAGATTTTTCCGCTCTATACCGGCTGAATCTAAGGCGGTCAACCCGGCTTCTTGTACCATCTTTTCCGGCGCCTTTTCGTAATGCTCGCCAAACCTGGTTCTGCCAACACCGATTATGGCTGGGCACCTGTGTCCCATAAATTCGTGGTCTCCTTATCCTCAAAATCTTATGCTGTTCAACCTAGCCTTTTTAAGTGTTTGTGTTCGACAAAAGTTTCTAGAGTATAACGCAGATACTGAAGCACTGAGTGATATAAGTTTTTATCGTCTCTTGTAATGAATCATTGTCGAGTGTTTGTATAGGAGGACCTGTCTGTGAACGAGATTTATCGTCTCATCATAACCGTTGAGGAAATTCGAGGTAGATGCCCTGTCTTCAAAGTTGGAGACAAAATAATCGTTGAAGAACCTGAAATAATTACCGAGAAAACGGATACGCTTTGCGTTCACGCGTTTGGCTCAATGTTATCTATGATCATTCCCTTAAGCCGAGGCGTTAGCTTCAGAGAGTTGGGCTTGGCGAAGGAAGAAGAAGAGGTCGGCCACGTACAGTGTCTCGACCCAGGGCCGCCCTACACCTCTGGTGGAACAGTTGTCTTCAAAATAGAACGAGAGAAAATCTAGTGAAAGCCATCCAGCTAAATGGAGCGAGTTTAGTGGAAAAGTGGATATGCACATGCTCAAATTGTCTATGAACATCGTGTCGCCGTAGACGTTTCCTTGCCAAGCCATCTCAAATAGGCACAAGACTTCTGGAGCCTTCGCAGGAAAGAGAGGCTTCTTCTAATCATTTGTCTAATTGATAACGGAGACCAGTCATCCTGGGATATTGTTGTTTCTAAAATGAGTAGTTAATTGAAAATCTTAAATAGTTGTAGGTTTTAAGTTTAATTGAGTGACATGGCGGAAATTTGTCCAATATGCGGACTTCCTCGCGACATATGTGTCTGCAGAGAAATCACTAAAGAACAACAACGAATCAGAGTTCGTTTGGAATTTCGAAAATGGAGGAAAGCTGTAACCATCATCGATGGCATAGACGACAAGAACACCGATCTTGGGCGACTCGCCCAGAAATTCAAGACTTTTTGTGCTTGTGGAGGAACAGCTAAAAACAGGGAAATCCTTCTGCAAGGTGACCACCGAGAGAAAGTGCGATCTTACCTCATTCAACTGGGGTACCTAGAAGAAAACATTGAACTTCAATGAATAAACAGGGCGAAAGAGCATGCACATACTTAAAAACCTATGTGAAGTACTCAGCGGACTGAAGCGAGGAAAACTAGCCCCGAAATTATGTCCCAAATGTGGTAGCTCCAAACTCCGAGTCTCCAGCGGTTTTGACACGTATCCTCGGATGTTTGGAATAACACCCGTGGAATACGTCTGTGAGAACTGCAGCTACAGAGGCCCTATAGCAATGGAAATAGAAGAAGAGGAACCCCACTAATCGGGTATTTCGAGTTCCAGCTGCCTCTTAAGACTTTTGTAACGATTTCTGACAGTAACCTCAGTTACACCTGCAGCTTCGGCAATATCCTTTTGCGTCTTCTTCTCGTTAGTTTGTAGGCAAGCAATGTAAAGGGAGGCAGCTGCGAGTCCCATAGGGTCTTTGCCAGATGACACGCGTTGAGTTTTTGCGTCACGCAGAATTTTGATGGCAATGCCCTGAGTTGGACCGCTGATTCCAGTTCTTTCCGCAATCTTAGAGATGTAAGTAAGGGGGTCAGCAATCGGCATGCGCATGTCCAGTTCACGAAGCAGAAGTCGGTAGCATCGAGCAACATCCTTCTTGTTAACAAGACTAGTCTCCGCTATATCACGAATGGTTCTTGGGGTTTTGGTGCTTCTGCAAGCAGCGTAAAGAGCAGCAGCAGCTATAGCTGCGATAGACCTCCCACGCACCAAGCCCCTGTCAAGCGCCTTTCGATAAATAACTGCGGCTTTTTCTTTAACAGGCCCAGGAATATGGGCTTTATCACAGAGGCGGTCAAGCTCTGCCATGGCCTGAGCGAGGTTTCGATCCACAGAGGAGTGGAC
The DNA window shown above is from Candidatus Bathyarchaeota archaeon and carries:
- a CDS encoding translation initiation factor, whose amino-acid sequence is MAEICPICGLPRDICVCREITKEQQRIRVRLEFRKWRKAVTIIDGIDDKNTDLGRLAQKFKTFCACGGTAKNREILLQGDHREKVRSYLIQLGYLEENIELQ
- a CDS encoding hydroxymethylglutaryl-CoA synthase, yielding MEDIDFFYEKGTLEVCTLVNKPTNRFTKFGPYIYGIVAFHNGKVRVPCRLTDLILNNKEIELSSLEGRNVVPRFRRRYAVKQSEIIPTISLAFTFADGYYPHQKYEVTKPKKEYETPGIVGYGVYVSKFRIKEGAMERSIPFMDEDAITAAVEAGKMALIHSGVDSSLVGKVYVGSESNPYAVKPIASKVAQVLKLGEEEKIDGLQGVDAVDTEFACKAATSMFKDATSLVYYPGASTTYAMVIGTDNSQAAPREEPGGELDLFVGYGGSAFIFGMQDVIAEVEGWYSCTSDTPDFWRRALEPYPRHGGRFTGEPAYFKHVVKACRKLMAKLNLQPSDVNYFISHQPNVGFPIKVAKELGFKEEQYMLGLKVSKFGNTYSCASPIGLAAVLDKAKSNERIILVSYGSGAGSDAYSLITTSQVEEKKRRQKFTVQHQIENEHIEFVDYNTYRKFKLGL
- a CDS encoding transcription initiation factor IIB, giving the protein MTVLSPRHSIEEGNVSKKNERTLRSTDKCPECGSANLIHDYDTGETVCGNCGLVLHDQMMDKGPEWRAFTQEEKASRSRVGIPTSYSVHDKGLSTAIGRVDRDAFGRKLPLSTRLQMWRLRKWQIRSRVHSSVDRNLAQAMAELDRLCDKAHIPGPVKEKAAVIYRKALDRGLVRGRSIAAIAAAALYAACRSTKTPRTIRDIAETSLVNKKDVARCYRLLLRELDMRMPIADPLTYISKIAERTGISGPTQGIAIKILRDAKTQRVSSGKDPMGLAAASLYIACLQTNEKKTQKDIAEAAGVTEVTVRNRYKSLKRQLELEIPD
- a CDS encoding TIGR04076 family protein; this translates as MYRLIITVEEIRGRCPVFKVGDKIIVEEPEIITEKTDTLCVHAFGSMLSMIIPLSRGVSFRELGLAKEEEEVGHVQCLDPGPPYTSGGTVVFKIEREKI